CTCGGCAGATAGTTGAAGGCGGCGACGTAGAGCTGGAAGGCCGCAAACGCGATACCGATCCAGTAGGCGAGATGGCCCCACCAGCCCGGTCCGAACCCTTCCGGAAAGCCATGCTCGAAATTGTCGAATTCGACCTTGATGGGCGCCTCAGCACCCTCCGCCTGCAACATGCCCGTTTCCCCGCGCCCCTCGGTGGAGCGTTCTTACAGCATTTCGCGCTGCGTCCCAAACACGTCATGCGCGGGCGTGGCCCACGCAGCCACGCCTTCGCCACTTGCGCCGTCATTCCGGGGCGATGCGCAGCATCGAACCCGGAATCTCGAGATTCCGGGTTCGCCCTTCGGGCGCCCCGGAATGACGCCATCGAGAGTCGCTTACTTGATCAGCCCCTTCTCCTTGTAATAGCGGATCGCGCCGGGGTGCAGGGGAACCGGGCTGCCGGTCGCCGCCGTCTCAAGCTTGATTTCCCTGCCGGCGACATGCGCGTTGGCAAGCTCGGGCAGCGACTCGTAGATCAGCTTGGTCATCTGATAGGCGAGATCATCCGAGACCGCCGAGCTCGTCACGAGATAGTTCACGACCGCCGCCGTGGGCACGTCCTTGTCCTGCCCGGTATAGGTGTTGGCGGGGATCACGGCGGAGATGAAGGGCGGGCCGATCCTGTCGACGGTCTCCTTCGGCACGGCAACCACCGTGATCGGGCTCGAGGTCGAAAGGTCCTTCAGCGAGGCAACGCCGAGGCCGGCGGATTGCAGCGTCGCGTTGAGCTGGCGATTCTTCATGAGATCGACGGACTCGGCGAACGGCAGATACTCCACCTTGCCGAGATCCTTGTAGTTCATGCCGGCGGCGGCGAGGATCGCGCGCGAATTGAGCTCGGTACCGGATTTCGGCGCGCCGACCGAGAGGCTCTTGCCCTTGAGGTCGGCGAGCGTCTGGATGCCGCTCTCGGCGGTCGCGACGATCTGGATGTAGTTCGGATAGATCGCGCCGATGGTGCGCAGCTTGTCGAGCTTGGTCTTGAAGCCCGCCTCCTCCTCGCCGTCCCAGGCGGCCTTGAGGGAATCGCCGAGCGTGAATGCCAGTTCGCCGCGGCCCTGCTGCAAGAGGATGAGATTCTCCACCGACGCCTTGGTGGCCTGCACCTGCGTCTTCACGTTCGGAATCTTGTCGCTGTAGATTTTTCCGATCGCGACCCCGAGCGGATAGTAGACGCCGGAGGTGCCGCCGGTCAGCACGTTGATGAACGATTGCGCCTGCGCGCACGACACCGACGCCGCCAGAGCAAGAGCCGAGGCCGCGCCGATCAACTTCAATTTCATGATTCTTATCTCCCCAAACCGGCAGCGAAATTGGCCGGATGAGGAGTGCGGGTCAACCCGTCCAAAAGGCAAAACAGGGCTGCACGAAACAGCCGTTTCGACAGGAACTTAAGGAAATTTTGGAAGGTGCGGCGACATGGCGCAGCCGGACGATGAGCGGGCACACGTGAGGGTCAAATCACGCGCGCCGCGGTCTCGGTCACCTCTCCCGCTTGCGGGCAGGGCAATCGCATATTGGTTTGCGGCGCTCCTCACCATGAGGGTTTAAGATTTTGCCGCGAAACTAGACCTCATCCTGAGGAGCCCGCCAACGGCGGGCGTCTCGAAGGATGGGCCGCAAAGAGACCGCTCACCCGGTTCTTTTGCATATCCGATTGCCCTGCCCGCAAGCTGGGAAGGGAGCGCACCGTCACTGGAAAGTCATGTCCAGACACTTGGAGATGTCGGAGCCGAGGCCGGAGGAGATGGTGATGCAGCCGCGCACCTTCTGCGCGGTCATGTCGGCGGCCCACACCGAATAGCCGCCGGGGCCAAAGAACGAGTTGGTGTTCGGCGGCTCGGTCTCGGTGGCATCGAAATCGTAGTGGCCGTCGGTCTCGAAGATGCGCGGCTTCTTGGTACAGCCGCCGTCGGTCTGCACGTTGATGACTTCCTTGTTGTCGCGGGTCAGCGCAAG
This region of Bradyrhizobium sp. CCGUVB1N3 genomic DNA includes:
- a CDS encoding TAXI family TRAP transporter solute-binding subunit, yielding MKLKLIGAASALALAASVSCAQAQSFINVLTGGTSGVYYPLGVAIGKIYSDKIPNVKTQVQATKASVENLILLQQGRGELAFTLGDSLKAAWDGEEEAGFKTKLDKLRTIGAIYPNYIQIVATAESGIQTLADLKGKSLSVGAPKSGTELNSRAILAAAGMNYKDLGKVEYLPFAESVDLMKNRQLNATLQSAGLGVASLKDLSTSSPITVVAVPKETVDRIGPPFISAVIPANTYTGQDKDVPTAAVVNYLVTSSAVSDDLAYQMTKLIYESLPELANAHVAGREIKLETAATGSPVPLHPGAIRYYKEKGLIK